In Montipora capricornis isolate CH-2021 chromosome 4, ASM3666992v2, whole genome shotgun sequence, a single genomic region encodes these proteins:
- the LOC138046593 gene encoding uncharacterized protein — protein sequence MKQLISDGTKFKLLSHNPTKSRENSLISYLRNLKRDCIIDEATFRKILPCGSTAGVLYGLPKVHKTGCPFRPIVSSVNTYNYNLASFLVDVLKPISTNQFTIKDSFSFVDWAKTHQHNNEIMCSFDVCSLFTNVPLDETIEICLSKLYSLPDPPALPRHVLKTLLEFATKKSHFVFDGHYYDQIDGVAMGSPLGPVLANIFMCDFEQKWLANVDSRPSIWFRYVDDTFSLFDSEATAASFLHFLNTRHPNIKFTMELEENQEIPFLDVRIKRNLNNFTTTVHRKTTFTGLYTKWDSFTPRKRFDFSRKEEAGELEARETLVPRKKERRLGTRQSFEYMDISTSEKCPFIPTVLSLSNN from the exons ATGAAACAGTTGATTTCCGATGGAACGAAATTTAAGTTGTTGTCACACAACCCAACCAAGTCTAGGGAGAACAGTCTTATTTCCTATCTTCGTAACCTCAAGCGAGATTGTATAATTGATGAAGCTACATTTAGAAAAATCCTTCCTTGTGGATCTACTGCTGGTGTTCTTTATGGTCTTCCTAAAGTccacaaaactggttgcccCTTTCGCCCGATTGTCTCCTCAGTTAACACATACAACTACAATCTTGCCTCTTTTCTTGTTGATGTCCTTAAACCGATCTCCACCAACCAATTCACTATCAAGGACTCCTTCTCTTTTGTGGATTGGGCGAAGACTCATCAacacaacaatgaaataatgTGCTCTTTTGACGTGTGTTCCTTATTCACGAACGTTCCACTCGACGAGACAATAGAAATTTGTCTTTCCAAGTTATACTCTCTTCCTGACCCTCCTGCCTTACCGCGACATGTCCTCAAAACCTTGCTCGAGTTTGCAACGAAGAAAAGCCACTTTGTATTTGATGGTCATTATTACGACCAAATCGATGGCGTTGCAATGGGGTCTCCGCTAGGCCCAGTATTagctaacattttcatgtgtgactTTGAACAGAAATGGTTGGCTAATGTAGATTCTCGTCCCTCCATTTGGTttagatatgtggatgacacatttTCTTTGTTCGACAGTGAAGCCACTGCGGCcagttttctgcattttcttaacaccagacatcctaacatcaaatttacaatggaacttgaaGAAAACCAGGAGATTCCATTTTTAGATGTCCGCATTAagcgcaatctcaacaatttcacaacaacagtacatcgcaaaacaactttcactggcctctacaccaagtgggactctttcactcctagaaa GCGCTTCGATTTCAGTCGCAAAGAAGAAGCAGGCGAGCTAGAAGCACGAGAAACTCTTGTTCCTCGAAAAAAAGAGAGACGTCTGGGAACGAGGCAGTCATTCGAGTACATGGACATCAGTACTTCTGAAAAGTGTCCTTTTATACCTACCGTTCTGAGCTTGTCAAATAATTGA